GCCGGGCGACCCGCCCCAGGTTCGCGGGGTCGTCCACCAGCTCCTGGTACAGGCGTCCCGGTGTGATGTCCGCCGCGGCGCCGAGCCGTACCGCGCACTCCTCCATAGGACGGGCGCCCGGGGTGAACACCACCGCCGTCGCGCCCGCCGGCAGCCGGGGGACCAGACCGGCGCGCAGCAGCGACGACTTGCCCGATCCCGAGGCCCCGATCACCAGCATCAGGCGTTGCCCGCGCAGGCGTCGCACCAGTTCGTCCACCAGCCGCTCACGGCCGAAGAACCACTCGGTGTCACTCGCCTGGTAGGCCGCGAGTCCCACGTAGGGCGCCGGGCTGTCGGGCCGGTCCGCGTCCGGTGCGGGGCCGTCCGCGCCGACCTCGGCCGCCAGCGCGTGCCACGCCCGCTCCCACTCCGCCTCGTCCCCGTCACAGGCCCGCACATACGCCAGGGTCACCGCCAGCGTCGGAAGTCCCTTCCCCGACGCCGCGCCGGACAGCGTGGACACCGAGTAGTGCGCCCGCTCGGCCAGTTGACGGTAGGTCGGACGGCCGGCCCGCTGCCGCAACTGCCGCAACTCCGCGGCGAACTTCACTATCCGCGCGTCCCCCGCCTCAAGCGGGCGCTCTCCACGAGGCATCGCCGCAGCCTCCCCCGATGTACGGCCGGATCCTGCGTCCGGAACGAGACCCCATTGTTCGGTATCCGTTTGTTCTGGACCACTCGGCCGATTCCGAACAACGACCGGCCTGTACATCTGGGGCCCGACTGCTGTGGTGAGACGGGGGGCGAGCAGGTGGAACTGCGTGATGTGGAGACGTTTCTGGAAGTAGCCCGTGTGCTGCACTTCGGGCGCGCCGCCGAGCGTCTGAACGTGTCCCAGGGACGCGTCAGCCAGATCATCAAGGCGCTGGAACGCGAGGTGGGCGGCGCGCTGTTCGAGCGCAGCAGCCGACGGGTGTGTCTGACGCCGCTCGGTGAACAGTTCCGCGCCGGTGCCGCGGACGGCTACGACCGGCTGACGACCACCTTGCGGGAGTGCCGTGACGTGGCCCGGCAGGTGGGCGACCGGCTGCGGATCGGCTACCAGTGGACGATGGGCGGCCAGTTCGCCGAACGGCTGGTGTCGACCTTCGGCGACGGCCATCCGCACTGCGAGGTGGTCATCAACAGCCTCGTGTACCAGGCCGGCGGGAATATGGAGCCGCTCACGGAAGGAAGCGACATCGATCTGGCGCTGTGGTGGTCGCCGGGCGGGGACGGCAGCGCGGTCGAGGCTCCCGGTCTGGTCGTCGGCCCGGTGCTCGCCGCGGTGCCACGCGGGGTGCTGGTCCCGTCGACGCA
This genomic window from Streptomyces sp. DG2A-72 contains:
- a CDS encoding LysR family transcriptional regulator, which codes for MELRDVETFLEVARVLHFGRAAERLNVSQGRVSQIIKALEREVGGALFERSSRRVCLTPLGEQFRAGAADGYDRLTTTLRECRDVARQVGDRLRIGYQWTMGGQFAERLVSTFGDGHPHCEVVINSLVYQAGGNMEPLTEGSDIDLALWWSPGGDGSAVEAPGLVVGPVLAAVPRGVLVPSTHPLARRPAITLDDLTPYELLRLPDTVSARMRERWLPTHTGSGRALRHTAEDMSRLTGTPDLPVEDILALVAQGRGLHLTVANLLERVPFPGLTVVPVPDMPPMVVVPVWQSARENATIRAFVESAARATGAKRAAVARGTTLTGATAS